In the Bacillus amyloliquefaciens DSM 7 = ATCC 23350 genome, ACCGTCTTCCGTCAGTTTGACGATATCGCCGGTCTGATAAAAGCCGTCGGCTGTGAAAGATCTCGCATTATGCTCAGGCGCTTTATAATATCCGTGAATCGTGTAAGGACCGCGTGTAAACAAATGTCCGGTTTCGCCGGGAGCCACATTCCGCCCGTCATCGTCTAAAACCCTCACTTCATCAAATGGTGACATCGGTCTGCCTTGCGTATTGATAATAATCTCCTCAGGATCATCCAGTCTCGTATAATTCACTAATCCTTCCGCCATTCCGAAAACCTGCTGAAGGGTGCATCCGAAAGCGCTCTTCACGCGGCGGGCCGCTTCAGCGCTGAATTTGGCGCCTCCCACCTGCAGCACTTGAAGGCTTGATAAATCATCACTTCGCGATCCGGATGCTTCCATCCACACCATGGCAAGCGGCGGGACGAGCGCCGTAATCGTGACACGTTCTTTTTCAATTAACGGGAAGCAGTCATCCGGACTCGGCGTCGGTGACAGAACAACCCGGCCCCCGGCATATAAAGTTCCCAGCACACCGGGTGAGCTGAGCGGATAATTATGCGCTGTCGGCAAAGCGGCTAAATAAACGCTGTGATGATCCAAGCCGCATATTTCCGCGCTGAGGCGCAAGCTGTATATGTAATCATCATGTGTCCTCGGAATCAGCTTGGACAGCCCCGTACTGCCTCCTGAAAGCTGTAAAAAAGCGACTTCCGCCGGGCTTACGTCTTCCAGCTGAACAGGCTCTCTGTGCAGGCTGCTCAGTTCCAGAAACTCTTCAGCCTCGCCGGCCACAATGACATGCGCCAAAGCCGGAAGTTTATCTTTCACCTGTCTGGCAAGCTCTCTGTAATCAAAGCCTGAATGCGTATCAGGAATGATGTATGCTTTCGCCTCTGCAAACTCGCAGAAATACGTAATCTCACTGCTTCTATGAGAAGGCAGTGCGAAGACGGGGAGCGCTCCGAGCCGGAACAGCGCGAAAATCACTTCAAAAAACTCAGCGATATTCGGCAGCTGAACAACAACGCGGTCTTCCTTTTGAATCCCGAGCTTGTGCAGTCCCGCCGCTAAACGATCGGCCCTTTCATCTAATTCTTTATAGGTCCAATGTACATCTTTATACGTCACGGCAGTTTGATTTCCATATAAAGCCGCGCGCTCCTTCAGAATTCCTCCGAAAGTTTCACCCTTCCAGCAGCCTTCTTTGCGGTATTTGTCAGCCCATTCTTCCGGCCATGGCGTAAATCCTGTCAGCACGATCCGTATCCTCCTTTTTCACATCTCATCTTGATATAGCCCCATCGCCCGGAGCATTGTGCGGAATTTTGCCGAAGTCTCGTCCAATTCATCCTGCGGCTTTGATCCGGTGACAATCCCGGCACCCGCAAAGAGCCTGAGAGACCTTGTTTCCGCCTCGGCGCAGCGGAGTGCAATAATCCACTCTCCATCACCTTCAGCATCACACCAGCCTGCCATTCCCGTGTAGAAATTGCGGTCAAACGGCTCAATATCCTGAATCGCTTCTCTCGCCGCATCCGTCGGCGTTCCGCATACAGCGGGAGTCGGATGAAGAGCGATGGCCAATTCAAGCGATGTCGTTGACGGATCAGCAAGTTCTCCCTTGACTTCGGTTGACAGGTGCCACATCGCCTCGGTTTTAATGAGTGACGGTTTTTCCGGCACATCAAGCACGCGGCAGAACGGTTTAAGAGCAGCGGCAACGGCGGCAACGACTACGGCATGTTCATGCAGGTCTTTGGGTGATTGCAGCAGTTCCTCCGCTCTTCTCTGATCCTCGGCGGGATCTGTGCTGCGCGGTCTGGAACCAGCCAGCGGATTGGACAAAATTGATGTCCCGCTTTTCGACAGCAGCAGTTCAGGACTTGCTCCGAAAAGCGTTTTTCTTGTTTCTGACGTTCCCGTCACATCCGCAGCGAATGTATAGCCGCGCGGGTTGTGCTGCGCCAAATGCTTGACGGCTTGGGGAATGTCTATATCCTTTTCAGCGGTCAGATGAAGCGTCCTTGACAGCACAATCTTGCTGAGCGGTCCGTCCGTAATGCTTAAAACGCCTTTTTCCACACCGCTCATGAAGCCCTCAGGCTCCGGAACAGGCCGGATGTCATATGTATTGGATTGCGGTTT is a window encoding:
- the dhbC gene encoding isochorismate synthase DhbC, with protein sequence MTNQYLLTEVSAKEVLDAYKPGAFFLASPKSTMLAEGIFSKVPDAGEEKQLESLPERVRQTLLEAKQAGIKHPIAAGAIPFDGRKASRLFVPKDVHTAGPLSFTEASAEKPQSNTYDIRPVPEPEGFMSGVEKGVLSITDGPLSKIVLSRTLHLTAEKDIDIPQAVKHLAQHNPRGYTFAADVTGTSETRKTLFGASPELLLSKSGTSILSNPLAGSRPRSTDPAEDQRRAEELLQSPKDLHEHAVVVAAVAAALKPFCRVLDVPEKPSLIKTEAMWHLSTEVKGELADPSTTSLELAIALHPTPAVCGTPTDAAREAIQDIEPFDRNFYTGMAGWCDAEGDGEWIIALRCAEAETRSLRLFAGAGIVTGSKPQDELDETSAKFRTMLRAMGLYQDEM
- a CDS encoding (2,3-dihydroxybenzoyl)adenylate synthase, with translation MLTGFTPWPEEWADKYRKEGCWKGETFGGILKERAALYGNQTAVTYKDVHWTYKELDERADRLAAGLHKLGIQKEDRVVVQLPNIAEFFEVIFALFRLGALPVFALPSHRSSEITYFCEFAEAKAYIIPDTHSGFDYRELARQVKDKLPALAHVIVAGEAEEFLELSSLHREPVQLEDVSPAEVAFLQLSGGSTGLSKLIPRTHDDYIYSLRLSAEICGLDHHSVYLAALPTAHNYPLSSPGVLGTLYAGGRVVLSPTPSPDDCFPLIEKERVTITALVPPLAMVWMEASGSRSDDLSSLQVLQVGGAKFSAEAARRVKSAFGCTLQQVFGMAEGLVNYTRLDDPEEIIINTQGRPMSPFDEVRVLDDDGRNVAPGETGHLFTRGPYTIHGYYKAPEHNARSFTADGFYQTGDIVKLTEDGYIVVEGRAKDQINRGGEKIAAEEVENHLLAHPAVHDAAMVSMPDDFLGERSCVFVIPKGEAPKPGELKAFLRERGLAAYKIPDRIEFTASFPKTGVGKVSKKDLRETIAQKLKPAEIKQS